One stretch of Pseudomonas fluorescens Q2-87 DNA includes these proteins:
- the pbpG gene encoding D-alanyl-D-alanine endopeptidase, with amino-acid sequence MKIRISIFSLFFAFTGLFITQTSSAQETIAPPRDTTKLQVASGSAILLDLQTDKVVYSSNPDVVVPIASVTKLMTGLVVLDAKQNLDEYISITITNTPEMKGVFSRVKLNSELSRRDVLLIALMSSENRAAASLAHHYPGGYAAFIAAMNAKAKALGMTSTHYVEPTGLSIHNVSTARDLTKLLIAARKYPLLSELSTTKEKTVTFRKPVYSLGFRNTDHLVHKANWDIQLTKTGFTNEAGHCLVLVTKMNDRPMALVILDAFGKYTHFADASRIRSWMETGKSTNVPAVALQYKAAKNLKSRQSGVVEASK; translated from the coding sequence GTGAAAATCCGTATTTCGATCTTCAGCCTGTTCTTTGCTTTCACGGGCCTCTTCATCACGCAAACGTCCAGCGCGCAGGAAACCATCGCCCCTCCACGAGACACCACGAAGTTGCAAGTTGCCTCGGGCAGCGCGATCCTGCTGGACCTGCAGACAGACAAAGTCGTTTATTCGAGCAATCCAGACGTGGTGGTGCCCATCGCTTCCGTAACCAAGCTGATGACCGGCCTGGTCGTGCTGGACGCCAAGCAGAACCTCGATGAATACATTTCCATCACCATCACCAACACCCCCGAAATGAAAGGCGTGTTTTCCCGGGTCAAACTCAACAGCGAACTGTCACGCCGAGACGTGCTGCTGATTGCCTTGATGTCTTCGGAAAACCGTGCCGCCGCTAGCCTCGCCCACCATTATCCGGGCGGTTACGCAGCGTTCATCGCAGCCATGAACGCCAAGGCCAAGGCATTGGGCATGACCAGCACCCATTACGTCGAACCCACGGGCCTGTCGATCCACAACGTCTCAACCGCCAGGGACCTGACCAAACTGCTGATCGCCGCGCGCAAATATCCGCTGCTGAGCGAACTGAGTACCACCAAGGAAAAGACCGTGACCTTCCGCAAACCGGTCTACAGCCTGGGTTTTCGCAACACCGACCACTTGGTCCACAAGGCCAACTGGGACATCCAACTGACCAAGACCGGCTTTACCAATGAAGCGGGCCATTGCCTGGTGCTGGTGACAAAAATGAATGATCGCCCGATGGCGCTGGTCATTCTCGATGCTTTTGGCAAGTACACGCACTTCGCCGATGCCAGCCGGATTCGAAGTTGGATGGAAACCGGTAAAAGCACCAACGTGCCGGCAGTGGCCCTTCAATATAAAGCAGCCAAGAATCTCAAGAGTCGCCAGAGTGGCGTGGTGGAAGCGTCCAAATAA
- a CDS encoding DUF6021 family protein: MAQSKTPTGPHSSEHSSGDDLGFDPDSPDLDDPQVDPVGPAKAPLDEKKEQEKPKSYDPLGDLKH, translated from the coding sequence ATGGCACAGTCCAAAACACCTACGGGGCCACATTCATCAGAGCATTCTTCAGGAGATGACCTGGGCTTCGATCCGGACTCGCCGGATCTTGATGATCCCCAGGTCGATCCGGTAGGGCCGGCCAAGGCACCGCTGGACGAGAAAAAAGAGCAGGAGAAACCCAAGTCGTATGATCCGCTGGGAGATCTCAAGCACTGA
- a CDS encoding TerC family protein, translating into MDYLLQLAASPTAWIALATLVVMEIVLGIDNLIFISILTNKLPEQHRAKARRIGIGMALILRLGLLSTIAFIVQLTEPVFEILGQAFSWKDMILIAGGLFLLWKATTEIHHSMDPAPNDPKSATSGVTLGFAAAIGQILMLDLVFSIDSIITAVGMTEHLPIMIIAVVISVLVMLLAAEPLAKFINDNPTVVMLALGFLIMIGMTLIAEGFGAHVPKGYIYAAMAFSAAIEVLNMMSRRARQKASSEQA; encoded by the coding sequence ATGGATTATCTTTTACAGCTCGCCGCCAGCCCCACCGCGTGGATCGCCTTGGCTACCTTGGTTGTCATGGAAATCGTGCTCGGCATCGATAACCTCATTTTCATTTCGATTCTGACCAACAAATTGCCCGAACAGCATCGCGCCAAGGCCCGGCGAATCGGTATCGGCATGGCCCTGATCCTGCGCCTGGGCTTGCTGAGCACTATCGCCTTTATCGTCCAGTTGACTGAGCCGGTCTTCGAGATCCTTGGCCAGGCGTTCTCCTGGAAGGACATGATCCTGATCGCCGGCGGCCTGTTCCTGCTGTGGAAAGCCACCACGGAAATCCACCACAGCATGGACCCTGCGCCGAACGATCCGAAATCGGCCACGTCTGGCGTGACGTTGGGTTTTGCCGCTGCGATCGGGCAGATCCTGATGCTGGACTTGGTGTTCTCCATCGACAGCATCATCACGGCCGTGGGCATGACCGAGCACTTGCCGATCATGATCATCGCCGTGGTGATCTCGGTGCTGGTGATGTTGTTGGCAGCCGAGCCGTTGGCCAAGTTCATCAATGACAACCCGACGGTGGTCATGTTGGCCCTGGGCTTCCTGATCATGATCGGTATGACACTGATCGCCGAAGGCTTCGGCGCCCATGTGCCCAAGGGCTATATCTATGCGGCCATGGCGTTCTCGGCGGCGATCGAGGTGCTGAATATGATGTCCCGTCGTGCCCGGCAAAAGGCATCGTCCGAACAAGCCTGA
- the nhaR gene encoding transcriptional activator NhaR — translation MLNYRQLHYFWVVAKTGSIVRACEQLNLTPQTISGQISLFEQTYNIKLFRRVGRQLELTEAGRQTLPYAEHMFQLGGELELMLRAQPNEQQTLFRVGVADVVPKSIVYRLLAPTMELTEPLRITCREDKLERLLADLAIQRLDLVISDSPMPTHLDIKGYSQKLGECGISFFATAALAERYGTDFPHGLHDAPLLIPGPETVVRSRLQRWFAEQQIQPRIVGEFDDSALMQAFGQSGSGIFIGPSVIADEVKRQYGVQVIGQTDAVSESFYAISVERKVSHPGIVAIAEGARRELFSV, via the coding sequence ATGCTCAATTACCGACAACTGCATTACTTCTGGGTCGTGGCGAAAACAGGCAGCATTGTGCGGGCGTGCGAGCAGCTGAACCTGACCCCACAAACCATCAGCGGACAGATCTCCCTGTTCGAGCAAACCTATAACATCAAATTGTTTCGCCGCGTCGGGCGCCAACTGGAACTGACCGAGGCCGGCCGCCAGACCTTGCCCTACGCCGAACATATGTTTCAGCTCGGGGGCGAGCTGGAACTGATGCTGCGGGCCCAGCCCAACGAGCAGCAAACCCTGTTTCGGGTTGGGGTGGCAGACGTGGTGCCCAAGTCCATCGTCTATCGGCTGCTGGCGCCGACCATGGAATTGACTGAACCGCTGCGCATCACTTGTCGCGAGGACAAGCTCGAAAGACTGCTGGCGGACCTGGCGATCCAGCGTCTGGACCTGGTGATTTCCGACAGCCCGATGCCCACTCATCTGGACATCAAGGGTTATAGCCAGAAGCTGGGGGAATGTGGGATCAGCTTTTTCGCCACCGCCGCCCTGGCCGAGCGCTACGGGACGGATTTCCCCCATGGTCTGCACGATGCCCCATTGCTGATCCCGGGGCCCGAGACCGTCGTGCGCAGCCGCTTGCAGCGCTGGTTCGCCGAGCAACAAATCCAACCGCGCATCGTCGGCGAGTTCGACGACAGCGCGTTGATGCAGGCCTTCGGCCAATCAGGCAGCGGGATTTTCATTGGCCCGAGCGTGATCGCCGACGAGGTAAAGCGCCAATATGGCGTGCAGGTGATCGGCCAGACCGACGCGGTCAGCGAATCCTTCTACGCCATTTCCGTGGAACGCAAGGTCAGCCACCCGGGCATCGTTGCGATTGCCGAGGGCGCTCGACGCGAGCTGTTCAGCGTTTAG
- a CDS encoding MFS transporter, producing MLLPIFLLSAAGFTVLTTEFVIVGLLPSIARDLHVTIPQAGLLVTLFAFTVAAFGPFLTAWFARFERRKLFISVLVMFGLANLLATFAPNIWVMAIARLIPALGLPVFWALASETAVDIVGPEYAGRAIARIGFGIVCATVFGIPVGTLISDAFGWRSAFAILAVIAFAKALLLFIYLPKTNLHQQQVSLRSQFKILRSPLMQGHVLLSILVFSGMFTAYTYLADILERLAGFDGTLVGWCLMGFGAVGLLGNSLGGRAVDKHPLIASMVFCLFLIGGVVALVPSIHSPLALAAAMGIWGVTQAALFLVSHVRLMKAAPQAPAFAASLNIAGANLGIGLGAMVGGRVIDTLGLGSVGFAAAGFIFVSILLALLLMTFKPRAACTDA from the coding sequence ATGTTGTTACCCATTTTCCTGCTGTCGGCCGCCGGTTTTACCGTGCTGACCACGGAATTCGTCATCGTCGGCCTGTTGCCATCCATCGCTCGCGACCTGCACGTCACCATTCCCCAAGCGGGGCTGCTGGTGACGCTGTTTGCGTTTACGGTGGCGGCGTTCGGGCCATTCCTGACGGCCTGGTTCGCCCGTTTCGAGCGACGCAAGTTGTTTATCAGCGTGCTGGTGATGTTCGGCCTGGCCAACCTGCTGGCGACGTTCGCCCCCAACATCTGGGTGATGGCCATTGCCCGCTTGATACCGGCCCTGGGGTTGCCGGTGTTCTGGGCCCTGGCCAGTGAAACGGCGGTGGACATTGTCGGGCCTGAGTACGCTGGGCGCGCCATCGCCCGGATCGGCTTCGGCATCGTTTGTGCGACGGTGTTCGGTATTCCGGTAGGGACATTGATTTCCGATGCGTTTGGCTGGCGCAGCGCCTTTGCGATCCTGGCGGTCATCGCCTTCGCCAAGGCGTTGTTGCTGTTTATCTACCTGCCTAAAACCAACCTGCACCAGCAGCAGGTGAGCTTGCGTTCGCAGTTCAAGATCCTGCGCAGCCCGCTGATGCAGGGGCATGTGCTGTTATCGATCCTGGTCTTCAGCGGCATGTTCACGGCCTACACCTATCTAGCGGATATTCTTGAGCGCCTTGCCGGTTTCGACGGCACGTTGGTGGGCTGGTGCCTGATGGGCTTCGGCGCCGTCGGGCTGCTGGGCAATTCGTTGGGCGGTCGTGCGGTGGACAAGCACCCGTTGATCGCGTCGATGGTGTTTTGCCTGTTCCTGATCGGCGGCGTGGTGGCGTTGGTGCCGAGCATTCATTCGCCCCTCGCGCTGGCGGCGGCGATGGGTATCTGGGGCGTGACCCAGGCTGCGTTGTTCCTGGTCAGCCACGTGCGGTTGATGAAGGCGGCCCCGCAAGCCCCGGCGTTTGCTGCATCGTTGAACATTGCCGGGGCCAACCTGGGGATTGGCCTGGGCGCGATGGTCGGTGGTCGGGTCATCGATACGCTGGGGCTGGGCAGCGTCGGGTTTGCGGCGGCCGGTTTCATCTTCGTATCGATTCTGCTGGCGTTGCTGTTGATGACCTTCAAGCCTCGCGCGGCTTGCACCGATGCCTAA
- the sstT gene encoding serine/threonine transporter SstT gives MTASSVTPLQRLKRTSLVTRIIIGLIAGIVLAWLAPDLAKSTAFIGKVFVSALKAVAPILVFVLVMASIANHKHGQETHIRPILFLYLLGTFAAAVVAVVASTLFPSSLVLSTQDVAVTAPGGIGEVLQSLLLSVVDNPVRALMEGNFIGILAWAIGMGIAIRHAGETTRTVLGDLSNGVTVIVRLVISFAPLGIFGLVASTLATSGFGALLGYLHLLTVLIGCMLFVALVVNPLIVFWKLRRNPFPLVFTCLRESGITAFFTRSSAANIPVNLELSKRLGLHEDTYSVSIPLGATINMAGAAITITVLTLAAVHTLGIAVDVPTAVLLSVVAAICACGASGVAGGSLLLIPLACSLFGIPSEVAMQVVAVGFIIGVLQDSAETALNSSTDVLFTAAGCLGEEEKHARTA, from the coding sequence ATGACAGCTTCGTCCGTTACCCCTTTGCAACGCCTCAAGCGCACCAGCCTGGTGACGCGAATCATCATTGGTCTGATTGCTGGTATCGTCCTGGCATGGCTGGCGCCCGACCTGGCCAAGTCCACCGCGTTCATTGGCAAGGTCTTCGTGTCCGCGCTCAAGGCCGTCGCGCCGATCCTGGTGTTCGTACTGGTGATGGCGTCGATCGCCAACCACAAGCACGGCCAGGAAACCCACATCCGACCGATCCTGTTCCTTTACCTGCTGGGCACTTTCGCCGCAGCGGTGGTCGCGGTGGTTGCCAGTACGCTGTTTCCCTCCAGCCTCGTGCTGTCGACCCAGGATGTCGCCGTCACCGCGCCCGGCGGCATCGGCGAGGTGCTGCAGAGCCTGTTGCTCAGTGTGGTGGACAACCCGGTCCGGGCACTGATGGAGGGTAATTTCATCGGCATCCTGGCCTGGGCCATTGGTATGGGCATCGCCATTCGCCATGCCGGCGAAACCACACGCACCGTGCTCGGCGACCTGTCCAACGGCGTGACCGTGATCGTGCGCCTGGTGATCAGCTTCGCGCCGCTGGGGATTTTCGGCCTGGTGGCATCGACCCTGGCCACGTCCGGCTTCGGTGCCTTGCTGGGCTACCTGCACCTGCTCACGGTCTTGATTGGCTGCATGCTATTCGTTGCCCTGGTGGTGAATCCGCTCATCGTGTTCTGGAAGTTGCGTCGCAACCCGTTCCCGCTAGTGTTTACCTGCTTGCGCGAAAGTGGCATCACGGCGTTTTTCACCCGCAGTTCGGCGGCGAACATTCCGGTGAACCTGGAACTGAGCAAGCGCCTGGGCCTGCATGAAGACACCTACTCGGTGTCGATCCCACTGGGTGCGACCATCAACATGGCAGGCGCCGCGATCACCATCACCGTGCTGACCCTGGCCGCTGTGCACACCCTGGGTATCGCGGTGGATGTGCCGACGGCCGTGTTGTTGAGCGTCGTCGCGGCCATTTGCGCCTGCGGCGCATCCGGCGTGGCGGGCGGCTCGCTGCTGCTGATTCCCCTGGCCTGCAGCCTGTTCGGGATCCCCAGCGAAGTCGCCATGCAGGTGGTCGCGGTGGGCTTCATCATTGGCGTCTTGCAGGATTCGGCGGAGACCGCGTTGAATTCGTCGACGGATGTGCTGTTCACCGCGGCCGGGTGCCTGGGTGAGGAAGAAAAGCACGCGCGTACCGCTTAA
- a CDS encoding DUF1993 domain-containing protein, whose translation MTISLYAASIPVFKQMLNALSDVLNKAEAHASAKNIEPNALLQARLFPDMFPLVRQVQIAVDFAKGVSARLAEIEVPKYDDSETTFADLQALIAKVLAFIDGISPAQIDGKENIEIVTRPGTPKEKRFTGQNYLLTYGLPQFFFHVTTTYALLRHNGVEVGKRDYMGAF comes from the coding sequence ATGACTATTTCCCTGTACGCCGCTTCCATCCCGGTCTTCAAACAAATGCTCAACGCCCTGAGCGACGTCCTGAACAAGGCCGAAGCCCACGCCAGCGCGAAAAACATCGAGCCGAACGCTCTGCTGCAAGCCCGTCTGTTCCCGGACATGTTCCCGCTGGTGCGGCAGGTGCAGATCGCCGTGGACTTCGCCAAAGGTGTATCCGCACGCCTGGCCGAGATCGAAGTGCCGAAATACGACGACAGCGAAACCACATTCGCTGACCTGCAAGCCTTGATCGCCAAGGTATTGGCCTTCATCGACGGCATCAGCCCGGCGCAGATCGATGGCAAGGAAAACATTGAAATCGTGACCCGTCCGGGCACGCCGAAGGAAAAACGCTTCACCGGTCAAAACTACCTGCTGACCTACGGTCTGCCGCAGTTCTTCTTCCACGTCACCACCACCTATGCCTTGCTGCGCCACAACGGCGTGGAAGTGGGCAAGCGCGATTACATGGGCGCGTTCTAA
- a CDS encoding YceH family protein, producing MSIEEQHQAEEPRLNSTEIRILGALVEKQATNPETYPLTLNALVLACNQKTSREPVTNLNPGQVGQSLRALEGRGFTRLVMGSRADRWEHRVDKALELVPAQVILMGLLFLRGPQTVNELLTRSGRMHDFEDAEQVVHQLERLIARGLALLVPRQAGQREDRYVHAMGDPADIEAILAARHQPADRSVGSGGVSLERIEELEARIAALEERLARLE from the coding sequence ATGAGCATCGAAGAACAACATCAGGCTGAAGAACCACGGCTCAACAGCACGGAAATTCGCATCCTCGGCGCGCTGGTCGAGAAACAGGCCACCAACCCCGAAACCTACCCGCTGACGCTGAACGCGCTGGTACTGGCCTGCAACCAGAAAACCAGCCGTGAACCGGTGACGAACCTCAACCCCGGCCAGGTCGGCCAGAGCCTGCGGGCGCTGGAAGGTCGCGGCTTTACCAGACTGGTGATGGGTAGCCGCGCCGACCGTTGGGAACATCGGGTCGACAAAGCCCTGGAGTTGGTGCCGGCCCAGGTGATCCTGATGGGTTTGCTGTTCCTGCGCGGCCCGCAAACGGTCAACGAGCTGCTGACCCGCAGCGGTCGGATGCACGACTTCGAAGATGCCGAACAAGTGGTGCATCAGCTTGAACGCCTGATCGCCCGTGGCCTGGCATTGCTGGTGCCGCGCCAGGCCGGCCAGCGCGAAGACCGCTATGTACACGCGATGGGCGATCCGGCGGACATCGAAGCCATTCTTGCCGCCCGTCATCAGCCGGCCGACCGTAGCGTCGGCAGCGGTGGCGTGTCGCTGGAGCGCATTGAAGAGCTCGAAGCGCGGATCGCAGCACTGGAAGAGCGTTTGGCGCGCCTGGAATAA
- a CDS encoding shikimate 5-dehydrogenase yields MQINPNKDTQLCMSLSGRPGNFGLRFHNHLYEQLGLNFYYKAFSSQDLPGAVRGIRALGIRGCGVSMPFKEACIALMDELDPSAAAIQSINTIVNTQGHLKAYNTDYIAVAQLLQSHAVPKDSTFALRGSGGMAKAVASALRDGGYKNGLIVARNETTGRALAESLGYEWQAELGGRRPQMLINVTPIGMTGGPEADQLAFDAETIAAAETVFDVVAIPSQTPLIVRAQAEDKRVITGLEVIAIQALEQFVLYTGVRPNLEQFEKAVAFARS; encoded by the coding sequence GTGCAGATCAATCCGAACAAAGACACCCAATTGTGCATGTCGCTATCGGGACGCCCCGGAAATTTCGGCCTGCGTTTTCATAACCATTTGTATGAGCAACTGGGCCTGAATTTCTATTACAAGGCATTCAGCAGCCAAGACCTGCCTGGCGCAGTCAGGGGAATTCGCGCCCTGGGCATTCGCGGCTGTGGGGTGTCGATGCCGTTCAAGGAGGCTTGTATAGCCCTGATGGACGAGCTTGACCCTTCCGCCGCGGCCATCCAGTCCATCAATACCATCGTCAACACCCAGGGCCATTTAAAGGCTTACAACACCGACTACATCGCCGTTGCGCAGCTATTGCAGAGCCATGCCGTGCCCAAGGACTCGACCTTTGCCCTGCGCGGCAGCGGGGGCATGGCCAAGGCCGTGGCCAGCGCCTTGCGCGACGGTGGGTACAAAAACGGTTTGATCGTTGCCCGCAATGAAACCACCGGGCGCGCCCTGGCCGAGTCCCTGGGCTATGAGTGGCAAGCCGAACTGGGGGGTCGGCGGCCGCAGATGCTGATCAACGTCACGCCGATCGGCATGACCGGCGGCCCCGAAGCCGACCAGTTGGCATTCGATGCCGAGACCATCGCGGCGGCCGAGACCGTGTTCGATGTCGTGGCGATTCCGTCGCAAACGCCATTGATCGTGCGTGCCCAGGCTGAGGACAAGCGGGTCATCACCGGGCTGGAAGTCATTGCGATCCAGGCCCTGGAGCAGTTCGTGCTGTATACCGGCGTGCGGCCCAACCTGGAGCAGTTCGAAAAAGCCGTGGCCTTCGCCCGGTCCTGA
- a CDS encoding nucleobase:cation symporter-2 family protein: MKTPHVSLPRPEDENLGVGANMAYGLQHVLTMYGGIVAVPLIIGQAAGLSPADIGLLIAASLFAGGLATLLQTLGLPFFGCQLPLVQGVSFSGVATMVAIVGSGGEGGFQAILGAVIAASLIGLLITPVFSRITRFFPPLVTGIVITTIGLTLMPVAARWAMGGNSHASDFGSMANIGLAAVTLVLVLVLSKMGSATISRLSILLAMVIGTIIAVFLGMADFSSVSQGPMFGFPTPFHFGMPTFHIAAILSMCIVIMVTLVETSADILAVGEIIGTKVDSRRLGNGLRADMLSSMIAPIFGSFTQSAFAQNVGLVAVTGIKSRFVVATGGVFLVVLGLLPFMGRVIAAVPTSVLGGAGIVLFGTVAASGIRTLSKVDYRNNVNLIIVATSIGFGMIPIAAPNFYDHFPSWFATIFHSGISSSAIMAIVLNLAFNHFTTGNSDQQSVFAAGTERVLRYQDLAALREGDYFSDGKLHDCDGNEVPVVAEPSQASAEHGPARLKSSEHF; the protein is encoded by the coding sequence ATGAAAACGCCCCATGTTTCACTCCCACGGCCCGAGGACGAAAACCTCGGCGTCGGCGCGAATATGGCTTACGGCCTGCAGCATGTGTTGACCATGTACGGTGGCATCGTCGCGGTGCCGTTGATCATCGGCCAGGCGGCCGGGCTTTCGCCGGCGGACATCGGCCTGTTGATTGCGGCGTCATTGTTTGCGGGAGGCCTGGCGACGTTATTGCAAACCCTTGGCCTGCCGTTTTTCGGCTGTCAGTTGCCGTTGGTGCAGGGCGTATCGTTTTCGGGCGTCGCGACCATGGTGGCGATTGTCGGCAGCGGTGGAGAAGGGGGCTTTCAAGCCATTCTTGGCGCGGTCATCGCCGCGTCCCTGATAGGCTTGCTGATTACCCCGGTGTTCTCGCGTATTACCCGATTTTTTCCGCCGCTGGTGACCGGCATCGTCATCACCACCATCGGCCTGACCCTGATGCCGGTAGCGGCGCGCTGGGCCATGGGTGGCAACAGCCACGCCAGCGATTTTGGCAGCATGGCCAATATTGGCCTGGCGGCGGTGACCCTGGTGTTGGTGCTGGTGCTGAGCAAGATGGGCAGTGCGACGATTTCCCGGCTTTCGATCCTGCTGGCGATGGTCATCGGTACGATTATCGCCGTATTCCTTGGCATGGCGGATTTCTCCTCGGTCAGCCAGGGACCGATGTTCGGCTTCCCCACACCCTTTCACTTCGGCATGCCGACCTTCCACATCGCCGCGATTCTGTCGATGTGCATCGTGATCATGGTGACCCTGGTGGAGACCTCTGCCGACATCCTGGCGGTGGGTGAGATCATCGGCACCAAAGTCGACTCACGGCGCCTGGGTAACGGCCTGCGCGCCGACATGCTGTCGAGCATGATCGCGCCGATCTTCGGTTCCTTCACTCAAAGTGCCTTTGCCCAGAACGTCGGGCTGGTGGCGGTGACCGGCATCAAGAGCCGTTTCGTGGTGGCGACCGGCGGGGTGTTCCTGGTAGTGCTCGGTCTGTTGCCATTCATGGGCCGGGTGATCGCCGCCGTGCCGACTTCTGTGCTGGGCGGCGCCGGTATCGTGCTGTTCGGCACCGTTGCCGCCAGCGGCATCCGTACGCTGTCGAAGGTCGATTACCGTAACAACGTCAATCTGATCATCGTCGCCACTTCCATCGGTTTCGGCATGATTCCCATCGCGGCCCCGAATTTCTATGACCATTTCCCGAGTTGGTTCGCGACCATCTTCCACTCCGGAATCAGCTCCTCGGCCATCATGGCGATCGTGCTGAACCTGGCCTTCAACCACTTCACTACGGGCAACTCGGACCAGCAGTCGGTCTTTGCCGCCGGCACCGAACGGGTGTTGCGTTACCAGGACCTGGCGGCCCTGCGCGAAGGTGACTATTTCAGTGATGGCAAGCTGCATGACTGCGATGGCAACGAAGTGCCGGTGGTGGCCGAGCCCTCCCAAGCCTCAGCCGAGCATGGACCGGCGCGATTGAAAAGCAGCGAGCACTTCTGA
- a CDS encoding arylamine N-acetyltransferase family protein encodes MSQPRLSDTGRYLRRLGFDKPPAPTLDTLRQLQWRHTAEFPFETLATLLRQPVPIDLESVERKVLEQGRGGYCYELNQLFLTLLLELGFDARSISGRVVMNAGEGAWPARTHRLSLVTFGDVRYITDVGFGGMVPTAPLLLDSRDTQATPHEPYRIDLNEDGYMLRANVAGEWRAMYLFDLQRQEDIDYTVGNWYVSTHPESPFMGRLMVARTGDGLRKTLNGNSYAVHRIGQESERRVVTDADGLIDLLEKEFDLTVPPRELLRPALAGLL; translated from the coding sequence ATGAGCCAACCCCGACTGAGCGATACGGGTCGATATCTGCGACGGCTGGGCTTTGACAAGCCGCCAGCCCCGACCCTTGATACGTTGCGTCAACTGCAATGGCGCCACACCGCCGAATTTCCTTTCGAGACCCTCGCGACGCTACTGCGTCAACCGGTGCCCATCGACCTCGAATCGGTGGAGCGCAAGGTGCTCGAGCAAGGGCGAGGCGGCTACTGCTATGAACTCAATCAATTATTCCTGACGCTGTTGCTGGAACTGGGCTTCGACGCCCGAAGCATCTCCGGACGCGTGGTAATGAATGCCGGGGAAGGCGCCTGGCCCGCCCGGACCCACCGGCTCAGCCTGGTGACGTTCGGCGATGTGCGTTACATCACTGACGTCGGTTTCGGCGGCATGGTGCCCACCGCGCCGCTGCTGCTGGACAGCCGCGATACCCAGGCGACCCCCCATGAACCGTACCGCATCGACCTCAACGAGGACGGTTATATGCTGCGCGCCAACGTTGCTGGGGAGTGGCGAGCGATGTATCTGTTCGACCTGCAACGCCAGGAGGACATCGACTACACCGTCGGCAACTGGTACGTCAGCACTCACCCTGAATCGCCATTCATGGGGCGGTTGATGGTGGCTCGCACCGGGGACGGCTTGCGCAAGACCCTTAACGGCAACAGTTATGCGGTGCACCGGATAGGGCAGGAGAGCGAGCGACGGGTGGTCACCGACGCCGATGGATTGATCGACCTGCTGGAAAAAGAGTTCGACCTGACAGTACCACCGCGCGAGCTACTGCGGCCCGCGTTGGCAGGGCTGCTTTAA
- the xth gene encoding exodeoxyribonuclease III — protein MKNLRIATFNINGIRARLPNLLEWLEREKPDIACLQELKALDKDFPAAELESAGYGAIWHGQASWNGVAILARDAQPLESRRGLPGGDDDSHSRYLEAAVHGVLVGCLYLPNGNPQPGPKFDYKLDWFERLIDYAQALQASDHPVVLAGDYNVVPTDMDIYNPRSWLKDALLQPESRACYQRLLDQGWTDSLRHLYPDERIYTFWDYFRQHWQKNSGLRIDHLLLNPAASPYLSEAGVDAWVRNQPHPSDHAPTWIRLASRKRR, from the coding sequence ATGAAAAACCTGAGGATCGCGACGTTCAACATCAATGGCATCCGGGCCCGGTTGCCCAATTTGCTGGAGTGGCTGGAGCGGGAGAAACCCGACATCGCCTGCTTGCAGGAACTCAAGGCGCTGGACAAGGACTTCCCGGCGGCGGAGCTAGAGTCGGCGGGGTACGGGGCGATCTGGCATGGGCAGGCGTCCTGGAATGGCGTCGCCATCCTCGCCCGCGATGCGCAACCGCTGGAGAGCCGCCGCGGCCTGCCCGGCGGGGACGACGACAGCCACAGCCGCTATCTGGAGGCGGCGGTGCATGGTGTGTTGGTGGGCTGCCTGTACCTGCCCAATGGCAATCCGCAGCCAGGCCCCAAGTTCGACTACAAACTGGACTGGTTCGAACGGCTGATCGATTACGCCCAGGCGTTGCAAGCCAGCGACCATCCTGTGGTGCTGGCCGGTGACTACAATGTGGTCCCCACCGACATGGACATCTACAACCCGCGTTCATGGCTCAAGGACGCGTTGTTGCAACCTGAAAGCCGTGCGTGCTACCAGCGATTGCTGGACCAGGGCTGGACCGATTCGCTGCGCCACCTCTATCCGGATGAACGGATCTACACCTTCTGGGATTATTTTCGCCAGCATTGGCAAAAGAACTCCGGACTGCGGATTGACCACCTGCTACTAAACCCGGCGGCCAGTCCGTACCTGAGCGAGGCGGGCGTCGACGCCTGGGTCAGGAACCAGCCGCACCCCAGCGACCATGCGCCCACTTGGATCCGGCTGGCGTCGCGAAAACGCCGGTGA